CGGTCAGCGCATCGATGACCGCCTGCAGCGTCGCGGCGCCTTCCTCATTGCCGGCGGCCAGCATCTGGTCATAGGCCTCCACCGTCTCGGCGCGCTGCTTCATCGCCTTCGCCGTCTTCAGCGTGGCATCCAGTGCCTGCCTGGTTTCGGTCGCCAGCGCCGGGTCGGAAGCACGCACCAGATCGTGCAGGCTGCGGCCGTTCACCACGCTCTTGCCGTCGATGCGGCTATAGCTGCCGAAATAGACCGCACGCATGCCGACGATGTCGTAATAATGCGAATTGTGGGTGTTGTCGGAGAAGCAGTCATGCTCCTCCTCCGGGTCGTTCAGCAGCAAACCCAGCTTCATGCGCTCGCCCGCCAGTTCGCCATAGGACAGGCTGCCCAGTCCGGTCAGAATGATCGACAGCCCGCCTTCCGGGCCAGCGTCCATCACCGCCTTGCGCGCCTCGCCATCGGCATCCCAATTGGCGACCATCTCTTCCAGATCGTCCAGCAACAGGTCGGTTGCCACGGTCAGGTACTGCGCGCGCCGGTCGCAATTGCCGTTGGTGCAGGCTTCACCCCTGGCATAATCGGTCCAGGGGCGGTTACCGGCACCCGGACCGGTGCCGTTCAGATCCTGGCCCCAGAGCAGAAACTCGATGGCGTGGTAGCCGGTGGCGACATTCGCCTCGACGCCGCCGATCTCCTGCAGCTTTTCGGCCAGCAGCTCCTTGGTGATGGTGGAGGCGTCGATCTCCTCCCCGCCATGGGTGATCTTCGGATTGCCGATCACGTTGGCAGTGTAGAGCGGGTTCTCATCGGAATCGGTGCCGTAGGAAGAATCGACATAATCGATCAGCCCCTCATCCAGCGGCCAGGCATTCACCTTGCCTTCCCAGTCATCGACGATGGCATTGCCGAAGCGATAGACCTCGGTCTGCTGGTAAGGCACACGCGCGGCCAGCCAGGCCCGCTTGGCAGCCTGCAGCGTCGCGGCGCTGGGCGCATCGGTCAGCGCCTGGACAGCAGCCTTCAGCTCCTTCGCCCGGACGAGGGAATCCGCATACATCGCCTCGGCAATGTCGGCATAATTCGTCAGCACGGCACGCACCGCGCCCTCGCTGGAAGCTGCCGATGCCGGCGCTGCCGCAAAGGCCAGCAAACCGGCCGCCGCGATGTCCAGAAAACTCCGTCTCATGCGTAAATCCCTTCCTGTATTTCGCTGGGCGTACGCCCGCTTCCCGCACAGTCCAGCGACCGGCTTCCATGACGGGCAACGCCCCAATGCTCATTGATCGGATGATAATGAGAGTGATTTATAATCTCAACAAATACCGGGTCATACCCGTAAGGACACATGGCCGCACCGCGTGCCTGCCATGCAAATCCGCGCTGCGGCATGGACAAGCACCGGCTTAGCCCCTAAGCAAGATTGGCTGGCCTGTCGCCAGCGCCCCCAGCCGCAACCGCCGGAGACGGATGGACGCGATCAAGAGCCAGTGGGCGGGTTTGCCGCCGAACGTGCGCGGCATCCTCTGGGTTGTGCTGTCCGGCCTGCTGTTCGCCAGCTTCATGGCCATCGTGCGCTATGTCGGCACGACCATGAATCCGATCCAGATGTCCTTCATCCGCTATGCCTTCGGCATGATGTTCATGCTGCCCTTCTTCATGCGCATGCAGCTGTCGGACTTCCGCGCCGCGAATATCAAGCTGCATGCGACGCGCGGCATCCTGCACGGACTGGCGGTGATGATGTGGTTCTATGCGATGAGCCGCATCCCCATCGCCGAGGTGACCGCGCTGGGCTTCACCTCGCCGATCTTCGCCACCATCGCCGCCGTGCTGCTGCTGGGCGAGCGCATCCGGATGCGCCGCATGATCGCAGTGGCGGGTGGACTGCTTGGCGCCCTGATCATCCTTCGGCCCGGGGCGGCGATCATCGACCCCGGCGCCATCGCCATGCTGGTGGCAGCGCCGATCTTCGCCTTCTCCGACGTCATGGCGAAGCTGCTGACGCGCAAGGAGAGCGGGCCCGCCGTCGTCGGTTACCTGTCGATCTTCGTGACGCTGGTGACGATGGTGCCGGCGATCTATGTCTGGCGCTGGCCGACACCGGAGGAATGGGCGCTGATGGCGCTGACCGCCTTCATCGCGACGCTGGGCCATCTCGCAATGGTGCAGGGCTTCAAGCTGGCCGATGTGTCGGTGACACAGCCGGCCAAGTTCCTGCAGCTGATCTGGGCGACGCTGATCGGCTTCCTGCTGTTCAGCGAATTTCCGACAATCTGGACCTGGATCGGCGCCGCCATCGTGGTTGCCGCCGTCAGCTATATCGCCCACCGCGAGGCCGTTGCCCGGCGGCACGAATAGACAAATATAATTTTCGCTACTTTGAATCGAATTTCCGTGCGCCCATATCTCTCAGACGCACTGATAAAGGCAGCCGATGACGGTCTTCGACACGAGCCGTACTGAGACTACCTACAGCCTCGGGAATGTCGCCTCGACCGATATACCCGACGAGCGACTGCGCGATCTCGCGGCCTACTGGCGCGAACAGCGCGGCGGCAACCTGCTGCCCGGCCGGGACGATGTGGACCCGCTCGACCTGCCGCACAAGCTGCTGCCGAGCATGATCCTGCTGGATATCGTCGGGTCGGAGCGCTATCGCCGGTTCAAATTCCGCCTGGTGGGCACCGCCATCTACACCCATGTCGGGCGCGAGTTGACCGGCCTGCATATCGACGAGGCGCTGCCGGAACCCTACCTGTCCTACGTCAGCTTCACCCATGCGACAGCGGCCGACCGGCGCTGCCCGGTCTATTCCGAGACGCTGTATCACGACCAGGGAAACTTCGTGAACGGCATCACCTACCGGCTGGTGCTGCCGCTGGCCAGCGATCACGAGACAGCCGACCGCATCATGGTCTGCCAGTTCTGGGTCCGGCGCGGCGACAAGAGCCGCTGGGAAGGCGACTGGCGCACCGTGCAGCCGCTCACCCAGCTGGTGGACTTCCCTTAGGATCAGGCGGACCGCAGCTTTTCCACCAGTACCGGCAGCGACTTGATGTCGAAGCCCTTGGCCGCTGCCTCGGCGACCACCGCATCGACATCGGCGCCATGCTTCAGCACCTGTGTCGCGCCATAGAGCAGATAGACACGCGTGCCGGTGCGGCAATGCGCCAGCACGGGCTTGCCGGCCCTTTCCAGCAGCGCGTCGAACGCCTCGACATCCTGCTTGCCGATGGTCGAGCTGGTGACCGGCAGGAAGTGATATTCCAGCCCCAGCGCCTCGGCCTGCGCCTTGGCGTCGGCCATCGCCATCTGCCCCGGCTCCTCATTGTCCGGCCGGTTGTTGATGATGGCGCGGTAGCCCATCGCCGCGATTTCCTTCAGCGAGGCCGAATCGACCTGTGCACCGGTATCGATCCCAGGCGCCATCTCGGTCGTCTTGAAGCTCATGCCCGTTCCTCCCCTTCTGTGGATTTTATGGTCGGCACTCCCGGCGTGCGCAGCGCGGCGATCAGCCCCATGACGAAGCCGATGCCGGCCGTCTCGGCATTATACAGCACAAGTCCCGCACCGCCGGCGGCCAGCGCCGTATAGGCCGCCCAGTTCTGCCGGCGCCACAAGGCATAGATACCGGCCAGCACCGCCAGGATGCCGAAGCCGCTATACTGGAAGAACAGGATCAGCCCGGTGCGCGGGTGGCACCACCAGGGCCCGTTCCCCGGATCGCAGAGATGGCCGATCCAGTGCTGCTGCACCACCAGATAGCGATAGGCAAGACCGAAACCGATGCCGGCCACCGCCCAGAGCAGCGCGCGGCGGCGCGATGGTGTTATCTGCAACACGTTGCCGGTTTCCTTCGAGGGTATCGCAAAACGTCCCGCAGGAAACCGGCCCCAGCCGTCCCGGTCAAGGGCTATCAGATAACAGCCAGCATCAGGCCGGCAGCGCAGCACGCCCCGCCGGCAGCGCGCGCCAGCACCGGGCGCCCGTTGCGCATACCGGCAAGGGCGATACCGATGCCGGCCGCATGCAGCAGCGCGGTCGCCACGGCGAAGCCCGCAAAATAGGTCACCCCGCCGCCATCGGCCGGCATCTCCAGCCCGTGCGCCATGCCGTGCGACACCGCGAAGACCGCGACGATGGCCGCCCCCGCCCAGCGCGGCAGCACCACACCGAACAGGGTCAATGCGCCCAGCACGATGACGGAACCCAGAATCATCGCCTCCATCCCCGGCATCGCCACGCCGGAAAGGCCCAGCAGCCCGCCCAGGATCATTGCGCCGACAAAGGCTGCCGGCCACATCCAGACCGATTTGCCGGATTGCTGGCCCGACCACAGGCCGACCGCCAGCATCGCCAGCAGATGGTCCGGCCCGGTGAGCGGATGCAGGAAACCATGTTCCAGCCCGTGCACGGCGCCGACTCCGGTATGGGCCAGCGCCGGCGTCGCAGCGACGGACAGCAAGAGGGCGAGGAAGGGGGTGGTCCTGTTCATATTCATTGCTCCCTTAGGCGGCTTGCTTAGGCGACGGGCTGGCCGGCGGGCACAAGGCCGCCCGCCTTCTCGATAAAGGCGGTGACGACCGGCACCCCCTCGCCGCTTTTCATGTTGGTGAAGACATAGGGCCGGTCGCCGCGCATGCGCTTCGTGTCGGCATCCATCACGGCGAGATCGGCGCCGACCAGCGGCGCCAGATCGATCTTGTTGATGACCAGCAGATCGGAGCGGGTGATGCCCGGCCCGCCCTTGCGCGGGATCTTCTCGCCGCCGGCCACGTCGATGACATAGATGGTGATGTCCGCCAGCTCCGGGCTGAAGGTGGCGGCCAGATTGTCGCCGCCCGATTCGATCAGGATGATTTCTAGGCCGGGGAACTTCGCGTTCATGTCGGCCACGGCGGCGAGATTGATCGAGGCGTCCTCGCGGATCGCCGTATGCGGGCAGCCGCCGGTCTCCACCCCCAGGATGCGCTCGGTCTCCAGCGCGCCGACCCGGTTCAGGATCAGCGCATCCTCCTTGGTGTA
This is a stretch of genomic DNA from Oceanibaculum indicum P24. It encodes these proteins:
- the ureG gene encoding urease accessory protein UreG, encoding MTRSPNGPLRVGIGGPVGSGKTALMEALCKRFRSVYDICAITNDIYTKEDALILNRVGALETERILGVETGGCPHTAIREDASINLAAVADMNAKFPGLEIILIESGGDNLAATFSPELADITIYVIDVAGGEKIPRKGGPGITRSDLLVINKIDLAPLVGADLAVMDADTKRMRGDRPYVFTNMKSGEGVPVVTAFIEKAGGLVPAGQPVA
- a CDS encoding TIGR01244 family sulfur transferase → MSFKTTEMAPGIDTGAQVDSASLKEIAAMGYRAIINNRPDNEEPGQMAMADAKAQAEALGLEYHFLPVTSSTIGKQDVEAFDALLERAGKPVLAHCRTGTRVYLLYGATQVLKHGADVDAVVAEAAAKGFDIKSLPVLVEKLRSA
- a CDS encoding PAS domain-containing protein, producing MTVFDTSRTETTYSLGNVASTDIPDERLRDLAAYWREQRGGNLLPGRDDVDPLDLPHKLLPSMILLDIVGSERYRRFKFRLVGTAIYTHVGRELTGLHIDEALPEPYLSYVSFTHATAADRRCPVYSETLYHDQGNFVNGITYRLVLPLASDHETADRIMVCQFWVRRGDKSRWEGDWRTVQPLTQLVDFP
- a CDS encoding DMT family transporter — its product is MDAIKSQWAGLPPNVRGILWVVLSGLLFASFMAIVRYVGTTMNPIQMSFIRYAFGMMFMLPFFMRMQLSDFRAANIKLHATRGILHGLAVMMWFYAMSRIPIAEVTALGFTSPIFATIAAVLLLGERIRMRRMIAVAGGLLGALIILRPGAAIIDPGAIAMLVAAPIFAFSDVMAKLLTRKESGPAVVGYLSIFVTLVTMVPAIYVWRWPTPEEWALMALTAFIATLGHLAMVQGFKLADVSVTQPAKFLQLIWATLIGFLLFSEFPTIWTWIGAAIVVAAVSYIAHREAVARRHE
- a CDS encoding HupE/UreJ family protein; this translates as MNRTTPFLALLLSVAATPALAHTGVGAVHGLEHGFLHPLTGPDHLLAMLAVGLWSGQQSGKSVWMWPAAFVGAMILGGLLGLSGVAMPGMEAMILGSVIVLGALTLFGVVLPRWAGAAIVAVFAVSHGMAHGLEMPADGGGVTYFAGFAVATALLHAAGIGIALAGMRNGRPVLARAAGGACCAAGLMLAVI
- a CDS encoding imelysin family protein, which produces MRRSFLDIAAAGLLAFAAAPASAASSEGAVRAVLTNYADIAEAMYADSLVRAKELKAAVQALTDAPSAATLQAAKRAWLAARVPYQQTEVYRFGNAIVDDWEGKVNAWPLDEGLIDYVDSSYGTDSDENPLYTANVIGNPKITHGGEEIDASTITKELLAEKLQEIGGVEANVATGYHAIEFLLWGQDLNGTGPGAGNRPWTDYARGEACTNGNCDRRAQYLTVATDLLLDDLEEMVANWDADGEARKAVMDAGPEGGLSIILTGLGSLSYGELAGERMKLGLLLNDPEEEHDCFSDNTHNSHYYDIVGMRAVYFGSYSRIDGKSVVNGRSLHDLVRASDPALATETRQALDATLKTAKAMKQRAETVEAYDQMLAAGNEEGAATLQAVIDALTVQTRSFERAVALLELQPISFEGSDSLDNPAAVFQ